The region AAAGCCCACGGTGCTGCAGATCCTGATGAATATATTGGAGCTGAGCCAGCAGGAGCACCTATTGAAGAAATGAGTAAAGGCTGGAAAAATACATTTAAAAGTGGGGTAGGTGATGATACCATTACCAGTGGATTAGAAGGCGCATGGACTCCTCACCCAGATCAATGGGATCACGATTACTTTAGAGTATTACTAGATTACGATTGGGAACTAACTAAAAGTCCAGCAGGTGCCCACCAATGGAAACCCACTGCAGCTTCTAATGCCGATCAAGCTCCGAAGGCAGCTGACTCTTCAAAACGTCAAGATTTAATGATGTCTACAGCAGATATAGCCTTGAAGACCGATACAGAATACTTGAGAATTTCTAAGCATTTCAGAGAAAATCAAGAAGAATTTGAAGATGCTTATGCAAAAGCATGGTTCAAATTAACACATAGAGATATGGGGCCAGCTTCTAGATATTTAGGTACAGAGGTGCCTGAAAAAGAAGAATTATGGCAAGACCCTATTCCTGCTGTCACTCATGCATTAATAGATGAAAAAGAAACCTTACACTTAAAATTCCAAATTTTGGAGTCTGGTTTATCGGTGCAAGAGTTGGTTTCTGTTGCTTGGGCAAGTGCAGCTACCTATAGAGACAGTGACAAGCGTGGTGGTGCAAATGGAAGTCGTATAAGACTAGCACCTCAAAATGAATGGGAGGCAAATAATCCTAAACAATTACAAAAGGTACTTGATGTGCTGACTAAAGTGCAATCTGATTTCAACAAATCTCAAATAGGAGATAAACAAGTTTCTATGGCAGACCTTATAGTTTTAGGAGGAAATGCCGCTGTTGAAAAAGCAGCAAAAGATGCTGGATACGATATTACTCTTCCTTTTCATCCAGGAAGAGGTGATGCCACACAAGAACAAACAGATGTGGAGTCCTTCAGTTACTTAGAACCACGAGCAGATGGCTTTAGAAACTTTTTAGGTAATGAGCAAAAGGCAGCTGGAGAAGATTTATTAATTGATAAAGCAAATCTTTTAACCCTTTCAGTTCCTGAGATGACTGTTCTTATAGGAGGGTTAAGGGCGATGAATACCAACTATGATCATTCTGACTACGGCGTATTTACAAAGACCCCAGGGACTTTAACAAACGATTACTTTATCAATGTTCTCGATCTGAGCACTACTTGGAAATCAAAATCAAGTGCTGAGTTGCTTTTTGAAGGACGCGATCGCAAGACTGGAGATTTAAAATGGATAGGTACACGTGTAGACCTTATTTTTGGTTCTAATACAGAATTAAGAGCTATTGCCGAAGTCTACGCCAGTAACGACGGTAAAGAAAAAATGGTGAACGACTTTGCCGCTGTATGGTATAAAGTGATGAATTTAGATCGTTTTGATTTGAAATAAACACCTTTATTCTTGAAAAAAAAATCCCCAAATCATTTTGTTGATTTGGGGGTTTTTCATGTTATTTTATCGGGTACATTACATTTTTGTAATATCACCACTACCCATAATGCTTTTTTTAATTTTGCTTGTAGTTCCTTTATATCTTAAATCTCCAGAACCTATTATGGAGGCTTGAAGTTCTCCACCATTGCAATAGACAGATACGTCACCACTACCAGCAATGGAAGCATCTACATTATTTGCCTTAAGATTAAACGCAGAAATATCACCACTTCCAGCTACACTTGCATCAAGATGCTCGGTACGACCGCTCAATTTCACATCACCACTTCCAGCAATGCTTACACGAAGTTTTTCTGAGGTTACTTCTACATCAATATCGCCGCTTCCAGCTATAGAAATATGCATACTTCTAGATTTGAGCTTTACAAGGCTTCTAATATCTCCACTTCCAGCCATGCTCAAACTACTGATATTTTTTACAGGAACCCTAACTTGAATTCCTTTACGTGTATTGATATTGTAGCCATCTTCAATTCCTATTTCTAGTCGGTCCCCTTTTACTTCAACTTCGAGGTGCTCCATGATATTAGATTCTGCCTCCACTGTTATAGTTCCTTCTTCACCTTCTACAAGGACAATGTTAAGACTGTTTCGGCCAGAGATTTTGTCGTAATCAGATGTATTAAATACTTTTGTTACGATTAGGCCATTTCCATCGATGCGTTTATTACTGCTCCACCATTGGGCGTTTGCAGTATTGATTGCTAAAATAGCTATAAGTAGTAGGAGGATTTGTTTCATGATATTGTCCTTTTTTAGTTTGTTATCTTTTACTTAGTTTTTATTTTGAGTTCACTAACTAGTTGACTTTCTTTAGAGTGACCCCGCCAAAGCTAGATCTAATATTTATTAATGCTGTGCCGCCTTTCTGACCACTATAACCAGATTTTTGCTTGTCGGTACTACCACTTTTAGAACTTGTTACCGTTAGATCATCAGAGAGTTTGATGCTGGAATACTCTGTGTCAATGTCAAATCTAAAAGAGGCCTCAGGATGATAGTTGATTTTTATTCCTGTGTATTCTGATTTAATAGTGACTTCTTTAAAATCACGTCCTAGCTCTGCAATACTTATGGATCCAAAGTCTGTATTTAAATTCACTAGCTCATTGATGTTTCCTATTTTTATGGTAGTATAATCTCCACGTCCCACTAGTTTGATCACCTCATCTATTAGTAATGTAGAAAAGTCTCCATTAAAATCAAGAATTTTCACATCGTGAAAGCTAGCTTTTGTATAATCACCTTCGTAAGTTACTTTTTCTGCTCCGTAAAGTTCGAAGCCACTAAAATCGGCTTTTATGTTTCCAGACTTCATATAATCTATGTGTGAGTTATTCGTATAATCAAATTTAAGATCATTATTTTCTGCTAGGAGTTGTCCTATGTCCAGTCTTCCAAAGTCACATTTGATCGTGGCACGACCTTTTAATCTATCGAGAATCACCGCGCCATAGTCGTTACTTAGATCTAGTGAAGCGGTAACCGGCATCTTAATGATGTAATCTATTTTCATATTAGAGCTTCGGTTGGAATCGCTACCAAATAATAAGTTCCATAAACCGCCACTGTTGTTAGAGTTGTGTTCAGCATCAGTTATAGCACTTACTTTAGAAGCACTAGCTTGAAAATCTACATCTATACCTTTGAGTTGATCGATAACGCGATCTTCATTATCACCACTTACTTCAACAGTAATATCAATAGATACAATAGGAGAATCCCAGGTAGTAATGCTCACACTACCGAATTCGTTTTGAATAGCTACCAGACAATTTTTGTTGACGTTAAAAGTTTTATTAATTTTTTTGGACTTGGTATATTTCCCGTCTTCAGGACCGGCTACAAGCAGTGCTGGAAGTAAAAACAGCAGGATACTTAGTTTATATAAATGTTTCATCTTCTTGTTCTTTAAAATTTTTCAGTTGTTCTATTTGCTCCAGAGCAGTTTCTAATAAATCGATTCTATTTTGAAAATTTTGAATCATCGCAGCGATAACCGCTTTACTATCGTTGTTTATTTTAAAATCGGCCTTGATGGACTGGTAATCCAATTCTAATTTATTCAATGCGGTTTTAGTGTCGGCGATGATGCGCTCTGTATCTGGTGTTTGTTCTTTGTTAAGCTTTTCTAACTCTTCTTGGATAGTTGTTGTAAAAAAGTCTTGTGCTTGCGCCATTTCTGGTGACACACTAGAAAGTCCGTTATCTACTGCTGTGGTAGGAGCCAGGCGCATTCCTGTAAATCCTAATAAAACAGCCAGTCCGGCAACTAGCGACCACTTCAACCAGGAGTTTATAGGGATCACCTTTACATCTTTCTTAGCTTTATCAAAAGGGAGTGTTTCCATGAGGATCACGTCACTTTCTGGATTCCCTTTTTCTTCACAAGCTGCTTCCAGCTTTTCTAAAAATCTATTTCTGTGGCCGCTAGGCAATGATTCTGTGTTAAAATCTTGTTCTGCAAACCATTCTTTCATGTCCTTTTTCATATCAGTTGCATTTTATTTCTCAGGCTTTCTTTTGCTCTTGAGATCGTGGTTCTGCACATGGCATTTGACATTCCCATAATCTCACATATTTCATCATTATCCATACCTTCAATTAGGCTTAGCGTTAAAACATGTCGGTAATTATCTTTTAGTAACTTCATGACTTGGAGTACTTTTTTAGCCGTCATTCCAGCAGCTTCCATATCGATTTGCACATCTGTTTGTTGTTCCATCTCGTAGGCGACATCATCATAAGTTATTTTAGGCATTTTTTTTACTTTCTTTAAGTGTGTCAGGCTATTGTTGACCACGATTCTTTTTAACCAGCAGCCGAAAGTCGCTTCACGGTTCCATTGTGACATCTTTGCAAAAGCTGTGATCATGCTGTCTTGCATAATATCTTCGGCTTGTGCGCTGTCTTTGACAATTCTAAACGCGACATGGTACATTCCCTTAGCATATTGATCATAGACACGCATTTGTGCCTTGCGATCGCCTTGTTCACAGTGTTTATAAAGTTCTATTTCAGTTATTGTTAAAGTCACTTGGTCAGTGTTACGCTTTAAAGATGCAATTTATTCCAGTATGTTACACTTCATGGCAAGGAATTTGAAATTTATTAGAGTAGTATGTAGTGGAATGTGTGGAATAGCTTTTTACTAGAGCCTATAAGACTATTTAGTAGTTTGATAATGTGGCTTTTATGTGTTGTAATTCCGCTTTCGCGAAAGCGAAACAGTTACAGACATCGTACAAAAATTAATTATTAAAAATAAAAGCCAACAGTCTATATGACATTGTGGCGACTGAAAAAGATATGTTCAAACCAAAGAAATTTTCAATAGACAACTTGTCACTCCAAGAATTTGATCAAGATGCGGAGTTTATCCCTTTATTGAGCAGTGAGGACGAGGAAGAAATGAATAACGAAAACGTGCCAGAAACCTTATCCATATTGCCTTTGCGCAACATGGTGTTGTTTCCTGGTGTGGTAATTCCTATTACTGCAGGGCGAGATCGTTCCATTAAATTATTACAGGATGCCAATAAAAAAGGCATATCTATAGGGGTGGTAGCTCAAAAAGACGAAGATGTCGAAGAGCCTTCCATTGAAGACCTGCACACGACTGGAGTGGTAGCAAAAATTTTGAAGATCTTCAAAATGCCTGATGGTAATACGACTGTAATTATTCAAGGTAAAAAGCGTTTTGAAATGGGCGATATGGTTACAGAGCAACCCTTTATCACTGCTGTGGCTAAAGACCTTCCAGATGTACGGCCAGTAAAGGAAGACCCTGAATTCATTGCTATTATTGAAAAGATCAAGGAACTAGCTCTAGAAATCATCAAAGAAAGTCCCAATATTCCCAGTGAAGCATCTTTTGCTATTAAGAATATTGAGTCCGATTCTTTTTTAGTGAATTTTGTTTCTTCTAATATGAATCTGAAGGTAGAGGAAAAGCAAAAAGTACTTGAAATCAATGATTTAAAAGAGCGCGCACTGGAAACCTTGCGTTTTATGAATATTGAACGTCAAAAATTAGAGCTTAAAAACGATATACAGTCCAAAGTGCAGACTGATATCAATAAGCAACAAAGGGAATATTACTTGCATCAGCAAATGAAGACCATTCAAGATGAGTTGGGTGGCGGTGTTTCTTCTCATCAAGAAGTGGATGAGATGCGCCAGCGTGCTAAGAAAAAGAAATGGGATGATCATGTAAAGGAGCATTTTGAAAAGGAATTGGCTAAAATGCAACGTATGAATCCGCAAGTAGCAGAGTATTCCATACAGCGCAATTACTTGGACCTTATTCTCGATCTGCCATGGAATGAGTTTTCTAAGGACAACTTTGACTTGAAACGCGCCGTAAAAATTTTAGATCGGGATCATTACGGTCTAGACGAAGTAAAGAAACGCATCATTGAACACCTCGCTGTTTTGAAATTGCGTAATGATATGAAGTCACCTATACTTTGTTTATACGGACCTCCAGGAGTTGGTAAAACTTCTCTAGGTAAATCTATAGCAGAGGCGCTAGGACGAGAATACGTTCGTATTTCCTTAGGTGGATTGAGAGATGAAGCTGAAATACGTGGTCACCGTAAAACCTATATAGGAGCGATGCCTGGACGTATTATACAAAGCATTAAAAAGGCCAAAACTTCAAATCCAGTTTTTGTACTGGATGAGATTGATAAATTGAGCAACTCCCATAATGGAGATCCTTCTAGTGCGATGCTGGAAGTATTAGATCCAGAGCAAAACAATTCCTTTTATGACAACTTCTTAGAAATGGGATTTGACTTAAGTAAAGTAATGTTTATTGCGACGAGTAATAGCTTAAATACCATACAACCTGCATTGCGTGATCGTATGGAGATTATCAATGTGACGGGTTACACGATAGAAGAAAAGGTAGAAATAGGAAAAAAACATTTATTACCAAAGCAATTAAAGGAACATGGACTAGACAAGTCCCATCTTAAGATTGCAATGCCACAGCTCGAAAAAATAGTGGAAGGTTACACACGTGAAAGTGGTGTGAGATCTCTTGACAAGCAAATTGCTAAAATGGTACGCTATGCAGCAAAAAGTATTGCTATGGAAGAAGATTACGATCTTAAAGTGACCAACGATACAGTTATTAAAGTATTGGGGTCCCCTAGAATGGAACGTGATAAGTATGAAAACAATGATGTTGCCGGTGTCGTTACAGGACTGGCATGGACTCAAGTAGGTGGGGATATTCTTTTTATTGAATCCATTCTTTCTAAAGGAAAAGGGACGCTTACCATAACAGGTAACCTCGGTAAAGTGATGAAGGAAAGCGCAACCATTGCGATGGAATACATCAAATCAAACTCCGAAGAATTGGGAATAGACAGCTCGGTATTTGAAAAATACAACGTACATATTCATGTGCCTGAAGGAGCTACTCCTAAAGACGGTCCTAGTGCAGGGGTGAGCATGTTAACTTCATTAGTTTCCTTGTTTACACAACGTAAAGTGAAGAAAAGTCTAGCGATGACAGGAGAAATCACACTAAGAGGTAAGGTATTACCAGTAGGTGGTATCAAGGAAAAAATTCTTGCAGCAAAACGCGCTAGAATTAAAGAGATCCTGCTTTGTGAGCAAAACCGAAGAGATATTGAAGAAATCAAAGCCGATTATATCAAAGGCTTGACCTTTCATTATGTAAGTGATATGAGCAATGTATTAGAACTAGCCCTTACTAAGCAAAAGGTAAAGAATGCAAAGAAATTGTAGTTAAAAATAATTTCTAATAGATTAAAAAGGTCGAGAAGCAATTCTCGACCTTTTTTGATTTATATCATTAAGCATTAGGGCAGCATCGGGTAACCTTTTCCCTCTCACATAAAATCCTCTTACATCTTACTATAATCCACTACCAGCTTCTTGTACCATTTCCCTAAATCTCCGGGAATTTTTTTATAATTCTTAGTCAGTTCTGTTGCAAGTCTGGAGTTAGAACGTTCTTTTTCCGAAGGGTTTGCGGTCAGATAGCCTTGGAACTTCCCAACATCGTCTATAATTTTTGGAGCTTTGTTTGAAACGCTGTTCCATGGTGACAGGGGGTTATTAGGATCTCCATAATTATTTAAATCGTTCCATATGGAAGTCTTGCTAAAACTACTTCCGTAATCCCCAAAAGCATTCCAGATGGACTTGCTGTCAAATCTAGAACAATCCATACAGCCTAGATATTCGGTATAATCTGCGCCCCCATAGAGAT is a window of Nonlabens sp. MB-3u-79 DNA encoding:
- the katG gene encoding catalase/peroxidase HPI, which codes for MDANDANKTPVWDINQSSAAKCPFMGDPSRNAAGQGTKNNDWWPNQLRLNVLRQNATKSDPMDPDFDYVKAFNSLDMNALRKDLTHLMTDSQDWWPADYGHYGGFFIRMAWHSAGTYRVGDGRGGASAGNQRFAPLNSWPDNGNLDKARLLLWPIKQKYGKNISWADLMILAGNVAMESMGLKKLGFAGGRVDSWEPEQDIYWGSETKWLGNDDRYENGELEGMLGAAHMGLIYVNPEGPNGQPDPMGSAHDIRETFGRMAMNDYETVALVAGGHTFGKAHGAADPDEYIGAEPAGAPIEEMSKGWKNTFKSGVGDDTITSGLEGAWTPHPDQWDHDYFRVLLDYDWELTKSPAGAHQWKPTAASNADQAPKAADSSKRQDLMMSTADIALKTDTEYLRISKHFRENQEEFEDAYAKAWFKLTHRDMGPASRYLGTEVPEKEELWQDPIPAVTHALIDEKETLHLKFQILESGLSVQELVSVAWASAATYRDSDKRGGANGSRIRLAPQNEWEANNPKQLQKVLDVLTKVQSDFNKSQIGDKQVSMADLIVLGGNAAVEKAAKDAGYDITLPFHPGRGDATQEQTDVESFSYLEPRADGFRNFLGNEQKAAGEDLLIDKANLLTLSVPEMTVLIGGLRAMNTNYDHSDYGVFTKTPGTLTNDYFINVLDLSTTWKSKSSAELLFEGRDRKTGDLKWIGTRVDLIFGSNTELRAIAEVYASNDGKEKMVNDFAAVWYKVMNLDRFDLK
- a CDS encoding head GIN domain-containing protein codes for the protein MKQILLLLIAILAINTANAQWWSSNKRIDGNGLIVTKVFNTSDYDKISGRNSLNIVLVEGEEGTITVEAESNIMEHLEVEVKGDRLEIGIEDGYNINTRKGIQVRVPVKNISSLSMAGSGDIRSLVKLKSRSMHISIAGSGDIDVEVTSEKLRVSIAGSGDVKLSGRTEHLDASVAGSGDISAFNLKANNVDASIAGSGDVSVYCNGGELQASIIGSGDLRYKGTTSKIKKSIMGSGDITKM
- a CDS encoding RNA polymerase sigma factor encodes the protein MTLTITEIELYKHCEQGDRKAQMRVYDQYAKGMYHVAFRIVKDSAQAEDIMQDSMITAFAKMSQWNREATFGCWLKRIVVNNSLTHLKKVKKMPKITYDDVAYEMEQQTDVQIDMEAAGMTAKKVLQVMKLLKDNYRHVLTLSLIEGMDNDEICEIMGMSNAMCRTTISRAKESLRNKMQLI
- the lon gene encoding endopeptidase La, producing MFKPKKFSIDNLSLQEFDQDAEFIPLLSSEDEEEMNNENVPETLSILPLRNMVLFPGVVIPITAGRDRSIKLLQDANKKGISIGVVAQKDEDVEEPSIEDLHTTGVVAKILKIFKMPDGNTTVIIQGKKRFEMGDMVTEQPFITAVAKDLPDVRPVKEDPEFIAIIEKIKELALEIIKESPNIPSEASFAIKNIESDSFLVNFVSSNMNLKVEEKQKVLEINDLKERALETLRFMNIERQKLELKNDIQSKVQTDINKQQREYYLHQQMKTIQDELGGGVSSHQEVDEMRQRAKKKKWDDHVKEHFEKELAKMQRMNPQVAEYSIQRNYLDLILDLPWNEFSKDNFDLKRAVKILDRDHYGLDEVKKRIIEHLAVLKLRNDMKSPILCLYGPPGVGKTSLGKSIAEALGREYVRISLGGLRDEAEIRGHRKTYIGAMPGRIIQSIKKAKTSNPVFVLDEIDKLSNSHNGDPSSAMLEVLDPEQNNSFYDNFLEMGFDLSKVMFIATSNSLNTIQPALRDRMEIINVTGYTIEEKVEIGKKHLLPKQLKEHGLDKSHLKIAMPQLEKIVEGYTRESGVRSLDKQIAKMVRYAAKSIAMEEDYDLKVTNDTVIKVLGSPRMERDKYENNDVAGVVTGLAWTQVGGDILFIESILSKGKGTLTITGNLGKVMKESATIAMEYIKSNSEELGIDSSVFEKYNVHIHVPEGATPKDGPSAGVSMLTSLVSLFTQRKVKKSLAMTGEITLRGKVLPVGGIKEKILAAKRARIKEILLCEQNRRDIEEIKADYIKGLTFHYVSDMSNVLELALTKQKVKNAKKL